A genomic window from Dama dama isolate Ldn47 chromosome 6, ASM3311817v1, whole genome shotgun sequence includes:
- the LOC133058735 gene encoding F-box only protein 34-like: MHLKPYWKFQKKGQPLEIGTQTLRTPMSHQRAISDEECKASCMKSSVFPSASLGKASSRKPFGILSPNVLCSMSGKSPEESSLNVKTKKNVPSATIHQGEEGEGPLDIWAVVKPGNTKEKIAFFAAHQCSNRIGSMKIKSSWDIDGRATKRRKKSGDLKKAKIQLERMKEVNSRCYQPEPFACGIEHCSVHYVSDGGDGMYAGRPLSVIQMVAFLEQRASALLASCAKNCTHSPAVVRFSGQSRGGPPAPEPLSAPGACEEPAERRNPEVGEPQGEPVRVLDMVARLESECLKRQS; the protein is encoded by the coding sequence ATGCACCTTAAGCCATACTGGAAATTCCAGAAGAAAGGGCAACCTCTGGAAATCGGCACGCAAACTCTGAGAACTCCTATGAGCCACCAACGGGCTATCAGCGATGAAGAATGCAAAGCTAGCTGTATGAAATCAAGTGTCTTTCCTTCAGCTTCTCTTGGTAAAGCATCATCTCGAAAGCCTTTTGGAATCCTTTCTCCAAATGTTCTGTGCAGCATGAGTGGGAAGAGTCCTGAAGAGAGCAGCTTGAATGTTAAAACCAAGAAGAATGTACCATCTGCAACAATCCACCAGGGTGAAGAAGGGGAAGGGCCACTCGATATCTGGGCTGTTGTGAAACCGGGAAATACCAAGGAAAAGATAGCATTCTTTGCAGCCCACCAGTGCAGTAATAGAATAGgatctatgaaaataaaaagctCCTGGGATATTGATGGGAGAGCtactaaaagaaggaaaaaatcaggGGATCTTAAAAAAGCCAAGATACAGTTAGAAAGGATGAAGGAGGTCAACAGCAGATGCTACCAGCCTGAGCCTTTTGCATGTGGCATCGAGCACTGTTCTGTGCATTACGTGAGTGACGGCGGGGACGGCATGTATGCCGGGAGGCCTCTGTCGGTCATACAGATGGTGGCCTTCCTTGAGCAAAGAGCCAGCGCTCTGCTAGCCAGTTGTGCGAAAAACTGCACTCACTCACCTGCTGTGGTGCGGTTTTCCGGGCAATCCAGAGGTGGACCTCCAGCCCCCGAGCCTTTGTCCGCCCCAGGAGCATGTGAAGAACCTGCAGAAAGGAGAAATCCTGAGGTTGGTGAACCACAGGGCGAGCCCGTC